The Camelina sativa cultivar DH55 chromosome 16, Cs, whole genome shotgun sequence sequence TAAGCAAAATATAGATCATAATGGGATGTAAAGAACCAGAGCCTCTCTTTTAGCTAATCTTATATGGTCTTTGCTCTCTTTAAACAGGAGGATGAGAGAGCAAATAAAGAAGAACCAGAGAAGCATTCTACAAGTAACTTGAGACGCATACCAGTTTTGgccctagttttttttttctttaatcgtTAAAAGGATATTTATCTTCCATTATTTGAAAATCTCTTTGGATGCTCTTGGCAATAGCGTTcactattttgtaaatactcaatATATGTTTGTATCTCAACTTTTGGTTAATTTCCCtctacaaaaaatacaaaatcaataaataataaaaatgatttcCTAAAATGATTTGTATAGGATTTAACCTTCACGCAAAAGATTTTCTTGCATTTCAACTTACagaactctataaataagacagtttgacttctcttctcttcatcaatCGTAACTAAGAAAAGATTTTTGAGAATTTACCATTAGCAATGGAGAAAACATCTCTCAAGCTAGTTTTCTTGTTATCCTTCATAGTCATAGCATTTTGTAAGCTTcttctataattaatatttgttctttgttatatatatttttttggctgTTGGTCTTGTATATATTGAAGATTTTTGTGATTATTTGTGATCAAAGGTTCGTCTTTGGGTGATGCAAGAGAGATGATGGTGGAGGAAGTGTACTGCATCGAAGGCAAATGTCCTGAAGGAATGAAGAACTGTAACTGCTTGCCGCAAACAGCACATATAGAGAGAAATGATTACGGTCAGCCTTGCGATACAGCTAAAGACTGTTACAAGTTCTGTCCTTCGAAATGCAAACCTGGAACCTGTTCCTGTAGGTGTGATTTTGGTTGTACATGTACCTGTTATTAAGTGTTTAGGAGATTTTGTACCACCATAGTTTTCTACTTATTAGATGCAGAGGAAA is a genomic window containing:
- the LOC109129514 gene encoding putative defensin-like protein 262, translated to MEKTSLKLVFLLSFIVIAFCSSLGDAREMMVEEVYCIEGKCPEGMKNCNCLPQTAHIERNDYGQPCDTAKDCYKFCPSKCKPGTCSCRCDFGCTCTCY